The Virgibacillus dokdonensis genome includes a window with the following:
- a CDS encoding sensor histidine kinase, which translates to MRTLYFRIIVTTFVIMIASSIIAFIVSNGYYQYVLKPKNDAKVTDIAHNIVDLYKSSEQPLDEYLSEITDLGYSFYLTDPYGSDRSFGKPFDEEQTSREVVDRVLAGEIYHGIKNYPWRLFVTGFFDHTLANTIGIPIESNEGSEYALFVRPNSAQQFGEMRLFFAVLIVLILLLSFLFILFSTRWIVKPIQLLKAATRKIAAGNYHIKLSVHRKDEIGRLAKDFSIMSQSLQQTEEKRQAFVSSVSHEIQSPLTSIQGFSQALQEEELTEDARRYYLSIIEKESKRLSALSRQLLTLSQLDQTEEKFEFTTFHVNEQWKDIISTLEWQWRQKHITIQFDNHDTWMKGEPKLLYQVWMNVMTNAIRYTPDGGDVFIHVQKRKNDVQVVVSDTGIGIAEEDLRQIFDRFYKVDKARTRKEGGTGLGLAIAKKIVELHEGTIMVDSELGQGTKVVVILPQV; encoded by the coding sequence ATGCGAACATTATATTTTCGTATTATAGTAACCACTTTCGTTATTATGATTGCCAGTTCTATTATTGCTTTTATTGTGAGTAATGGATATTACCAATATGTTTTAAAGCCAAAAAACGATGCCAAAGTTACAGACATTGCGCATAATATTGTTGATTTATATAAAAGTAGTGAGCAGCCACTGGATGAATATTTGTCTGAAATAACGGATTTAGGTTATTCATTTTATTTAACCGATCCATATGGAAGTGATCGATCCTTTGGAAAGCCATTCGATGAAGAGCAAACCTCTAGGGAAGTGGTAGATCGCGTATTGGCTGGCGAAATCTATCATGGTATAAAAAACTATCCGTGGCGTTTATTTGTAACAGGTTTTTTTGATCATACGCTGGCAAATACAATTGGTATTCCTATTGAAAGCAATGAGGGATCGGAATATGCACTATTTGTGCGCCCTAATTCCGCGCAGCAATTTGGAGAAATGCGGCTTTTCTTTGCTGTGCTTATTGTTTTAATCTTATTGCTTAGTTTTCTATTTATTTTGTTTAGTACACGATGGATAGTGAAACCAATTCAATTACTAAAGGCAGCAACAAGAAAAATAGCCGCCGGAAATTATCATATTAAGCTATCTGTTCATCGAAAAGATGAAATTGGTCGTTTAGCCAAAGACTTTTCCATAATGAGTCAGAGTCTACAGCAAACGGAAGAAAAAAGACAAGCTTTTGTGTCCAGTGTGTCTCATGAGATTCAATCTCCACTTACCTCGATTCAAGGATTTTCTCAAGCGCTGCAAGAAGAAGAATTAACGGAGGATGCGAGACGTTATTACTTATCCATTATAGAGAAAGAAAGTAAACGGCTATCTGCTTTAAGCAGGCAATTACTAACACTATCCCAGCTAGACCAAACGGAGGAAAAGTTCGAATTTACAACGTTTCATGTTAATGAACAATGGAAAGATATTATATCCACATTGGAATGGCAATGGAGACAAAAACATATAACCATACAATTTGATAACCATGATACATGGATGAAAGGTGAGCCAAAGCTTCTTTATCAAGTATGGATGAATGTGATGACGAATGCGATTCGTTACACGCCAGATGGCGGAGATGTTTTCATCCATGTACAAAAGCGAAAAAATGACGTGCAAGTGGTGGTGTCGGATACTGGGATTGGCATTGCTGAGGAAGATCTGCGTCAAATCTTTGACCGTTTTTATAAAGTGGATAAGGCTCGAACGAGGAAAGAAGGAGGTACGGGTCTTGGATTAGCGATTGCGAAGAAGATTGTGGAGTTGCACGAGGGGACAATTATGGTGGATAGCGAACTCGGTCAAGGGACGAAGGTAGTCGTCATCCTACCGCAAGTGTAA
- a CDS encoding response regulator transcription factor, which translates to MITVLVVDDDAHIRELLRLYLQKEGYQMVEAEDGEEALSIMEQTDVQAAIVDIMMPKLDGFDLCKHMRTFYNIPVLMLTAKGELADKEKAYRAGTDDYIVKPFEPKEVLFRLKALLRRFQMIHDDKIQIGTMCINRKNYEVQVGGKTIILPLKEFELLAQLASYPNQIFTREQLIEHVWGLGYEGNDRTVDVHIKRLRKRFSHCQSDFTIQTVRGVGYKLETLKAGGQS; encoded by the coding sequence TTGATTACGGTATTAGTTGTAGATGATGATGCGCATATTCGAGAACTATTACGATTGTATTTACAAAAGGAAGGTTATCAAATGGTGGAAGCGGAGGATGGGGAAGAAGCATTATCCATCATGGAACAAACAGATGTACAAGCAGCTATTGTCGACATTATGATGCCTAAGCTGGACGGATTTGATCTATGTAAACATATGCGTACATTTTATAATATTCCAGTACTTATGTTGACGGCAAAGGGAGAGCTTGCAGATAAGGAAAAAGCTTATCGTGCTGGAACAGATGATTATATTGTGAAACCGTTCGAGCCGAAAGAAGTGCTTTTTCGCTTAAAGGCATTGCTCAGGAGATTTCAAATGATCCATGATGATAAGATTCAAATTGGCACGATGTGTATTAATCGTAAAAATTATGAAGTACAAGTAGGTGGGAAAACAATTATTCTGCCTTTAAAAGAGTTTGAGCTGTTAGCACAATTAGCTAGTTATCCTAATCAAATATTTACGAGAGAGCAATTAATTGAGCATGTGTGGGGGTTAGGATATGAAGGAAATGATCGTACAGTAGATGTACATATTAAACGGTTAAGGAAACGGTTTTCCCATTGTCAAAGCGATTTTACGATCCAAACGGTGCGAGGGGTTGGATATAAGCTAGAAACGCTAAAGGCGGGAGGACAGTCTTAA
- the glmM gene encoding phosphoglucosamine mutase encodes MGKYFGTDGVRGVANKDLTPELAFKLGRAGGYVLTKETPRAKIVIGRDTRVSGHMLEGALVAGLLSIGAEVMRLGVISTPGVAYLTKATSSQAGVMISASHNPVEDNGIKFFGPDGFKLTDDQELEIEAILDGEDELPRPIGAEVGTVNDYFEGGQKYLSYLKDTVDNEFDGLKIAFDCAHGATSALATHLFADLEADIYSIGSSPDGLNINDGVGSTHPEKLQGFVLEKGADVGLAFDGDGDRLIAVDERGKLVDGDQIMFICGKYMNEKGVLRHSTVVSTVMSNIGFYKALEANGMRSDKTKVGDRYVMAEMRQGGYNLGGEQSGHIIFLDYNTTGDGMLSALQLVNVMKETGKPLSELADEMKIYPQVLKNVRVTDKDKAMHHPDIKQAIDAVEQELGTQGRVLVRPSGTEPLVRVMVESPTKEECDLYVKRIVDVIEKLLGRDE; translated from the coding sequence ATGGGAAAATATTTTGGAACAGATGGTGTACGAGGAGTGGCAAATAAAGATCTTACACCAGAGTTAGCTTTTAAGCTTGGACGAGCTGGAGGTTACGTGTTAACGAAAGAAACACCACGTGCCAAAATCGTAATAGGACGCGATACCCGTGTATCTGGTCATATGCTTGAAGGAGCACTTGTAGCTGGATTGCTATCTATTGGAGCAGAAGTAATGCGTTTAGGTGTTATTTCCACTCCAGGAGTTGCTTATTTGACAAAAGCAACTAGTTCACAAGCAGGTGTTATGATTTCGGCATCTCATAATCCTGTAGAAGATAATGGGATTAAATTCTTTGGACCAGATGGATTTAAATTGACGGATGATCAGGAATTAGAAATTGAAGCCATTTTGGATGGTGAGGATGAACTCCCTAGACCAATTGGTGCAGAAGTAGGGACGGTTAATGATTATTTTGAAGGTGGACAAAAGTATCTTTCTTATTTGAAAGATACGGTTGATAATGAATTTGATGGATTAAAAATTGCTTTTGACTGTGCACATGGTGCTACTTCAGCCCTTGCTACGCACTTATTCGCTGATCTAGAAGCAGATATCTATTCTATCGGTTCTTCCCCAGATGGACTAAATATTAATGATGGAGTAGGATCGACTCATCCAGAAAAGTTGCAGGGATTTGTCCTTGAAAAAGGCGCAGATGTTGGTTTAGCTTTTGACGGTGACGGTGATCGTTTAATTGCTGTAGATGAACGAGGGAAACTTGTTGACGGCGATCAAATCATGTTTATTTGTGGGAAGTACATGAATGAAAAGGGCGTGCTTCGTCATAGTACCGTTGTGTCTACAGTAATGAGCAATATTGGTTTTTATAAAGCATTAGAGGCAAATGGAATGCGTAGCGACAAAACAAAAGTTGGTGACCGTTACGTGATGGCTGAAATGCGCCAAGGCGGTTACAACCTTGGTGGAGAACAGTCAGGGCATATTATTTTCCTAGACTATAATACAACCGGAGATGGAATGTTATCCGCACTACAATTGGTCAATGTTATGAAAGAGACAGGCAAGCCTTTGTCAGAACTTGCCGATGAAATGAAAATTTATCCACAAGTACTAAAAAATGTTCGTGTAACAGATAAGGATAAAGCAATGCATCATCCAGACATAAAGCAAGCAATTGATGCGGTGGAGCAGGAGCTAGGTACACAAGGTCGCGTGCTCGTTCGTCCTTCAGGTACAGAACCACTTGTTCGTGTCATGGTTGAATCCCCAACTAAGGAAGAATGTGATTTATATGTGAAGCGAATTGTCGATGTGATTGAAAAGCTACTTGGAAGAGATGAATAA
- a CDS encoding CdaR family protein translates to MDSWFRSKWFVRVVSLAFAVFFYIFVTVDQNSVPNNGDSTFPSGDETQNLETLDEVPVNIDIDSEKYVVSGVPEYVSVTLEGSAAVLQPTLRNRNFDVWVDLQELEAGEHTVELQHDISDKLDVFIEPKRVDVMIEEKSTQEFPVKVDFINTDDMADGYELGDYEVSPQKVTITSAKSVIEKIGIVKAYVDVSGLDESIDNREVPVNVYDSQGNELSVNVEPENVVISANITNPSKKVPVSVQTTGEPPEGYALSTISANVEEVEVFARSSILKDLEKVSTEEIDLADIKKSGTIETNLALPDGATVSNGKKVEVTVELEQTKVLEEVPIEIEGLQDDLEVAFKNPADPEMKLTVTGKQSDIAELNREDFRVFIDVKDLEPGTHDVSINVESPDGLSVEPEFEQASIEINETS, encoded by the coding sequence ATGGATAGTTGGTTTCGAAGTAAGTGGTTTGTCCGTGTCGTTTCATTAGCTTTTGCCGTTTTCTTTTATATCTTTGTAACGGTTGATCAAAATAGTGTACCAAATAATGGCGATTCCACATTTCCTTCTGGAGATGAGACGCAAAATTTAGAAACACTGGATGAAGTTCCCGTGAATATAGATATTGATAGTGAAAAGTATGTAGTTAGTGGTGTTCCAGAGTATGTTTCTGTCACGTTAGAAGGGTCAGCAGCTGTTTTACAACCAACCCTACGTAATCGGAATTTTGATGTATGGGTAGATTTACAAGAGTTGGAGGCTGGTGAACATACCGTAGAGCTTCAACATGATATTTCTGATAAACTAGATGTATTTATTGAGCCGAAACGAGTAGATGTAATGATTGAAGAGAAATCCACCCAAGAATTTCCAGTAAAAGTTGACTTTATAAATACAGATGACATGGCAGATGGGTATGAGCTTGGTGATTATGAAGTAAGTCCGCAGAAGGTAACAATTACGAGTGCCAAAAGTGTAATTGAAAAAATTGGTATTGTCAAAGCTTATGTCGATGTAAGTGGCTTAGACGAATCGATTGATAATCGAGAAGTTCCTGTAAATGTCTACGATAGCCAAGGCAATGAATTGAGTGTGAATGTAGAGCCAGAAAATGTAGTTATTTCAGCAAACATTACTAATCCAAGTAAAAAAGTACCGGTTAGCGTCCAGACAACTGGCGAGCCTCCTGAGGGGTATGCATTATCCACGATTTCTGCTAATGTAGAGGAAGTGGAAGTGTTTGCGAGAAGCAGTATACTAAAAGATTTAGAAAAAGTTTCTACGGAGGAAATTGATTTAGCGGACATTAAGAAATCGGGTACAATAGAAACAAACTTAGCATTACCTGATGGTGCAACTGTTTCTAATGGAAAGAAGGTTGAAGTTACTGTTGAATTGGAACAGACAAAGGTGTTAGAGGAAGTACCAATTGAAATAGAAGGATTACAAGATGATCTGGAAGTGGCATTTAAAAATCCAGCTGATCCAGAGATGAAATTAACAGTTACAGGAAAACAATCAGATATAGCAGAGTTAAATCGGGAAGACTTTCGAGTGTTTATTGATGTTAAAGATTTAGAACCAGGTACACATGACGTTTCTATTAATGTGGAATCACCAGATGGCTTGTCGGTTGAACCAGAATTTGAGCAAGCATCCATAGAAATTAATGAAACTTCGTGA
- the cdaA gene encoding diadenylate cyclase CdaA, which translates to MLDGGFDLIQLLRIGVDIALVWYVLYKLIMLIRGTKAIQLLKGIAVVLAVWLLSIVLDLQTVRWITSQAIDWGLIVIIILFQPELRRALEQLGRGNIFGRSARSEEEIIEKNIDAIIQSCNYMAKRRIGALITIERETGIGDYAETGIPINGKLTHQLLTNIFTPNTPLHDGAVILKGDEIIAAACYLPLSESPFISKELGTRHRAAMGISEVTDALTIVVSEETGDISCTKNGELHRELSQESLRDLLHKNLSLSLKAPEKKSKKGRANKNG; encoded by the coding sequence ATGCTTGATGGGGGATTTGACCTAATACAGCTCCTTAGGATAGGCGTGGATATCGCTCTCGTCTGGTATGTTTTATATAAATTAATCATGCTGATAAGAGGTACGAAGGCTATTCAACTTCTTAAAGGGATTGCAGTGGTACTAGCAGTGTGGTTGTTAAGCATTGTTTTGGATTTACAAACAGTGCGGTGGATTACAAGCCAGGCGATTGACTGGGGGCTTATCGTTATTATTATTCTATTCCAACCAGAGTTGCGTAGGGCATTGGAACAATTAGGGCGTGGCAATATATTTGGACGAAGTGCTCGCTCGGAAGAAGAAATTATTGAAAAGAATATTGATGCCATTATCCAATCCTGTAATTATATGGCTAAACGACGAATTGGTGCGCTGATCACCATTGAACGTGAAACAGGAATAGGAGACTATGCAGAAACTGGTATTCCCATTAATGGAAAACTAACACATCAACTGTTAACAAATATATTTACACCAAACACGCCATTGCATGATGGTGCTGTTATTTTAAAAGGTGACGAAATCATTGCTGCAGCATGCTACTTGCCTTTGTCCGAAAGTCCTTTTATTTCCAAAGAGTTAGGAACAAGGCACCGTGCTGCAATGGGCATTAGTGAGGTTACAGATGCATTAACCATTGTAGTATCCGAAGAAACGGGTGATATATCTTGCACGAAAAATGGCGAGCTACATAGAGAGCTAAGTCAGGAAAGCTTAAGAGATTTATTACACAAGAACCTATCATTAAGTTTGAAAGCCCCTGAAAAAAAGTCAAAAAAAGGGAGGGCAAACAAAAATGGATAG
- the rsiW gene encoding anti-sigma-W factor RsiW codes for MNCNKEAVELMHCYLDGDITKEQEQALSAHLENCEACQKHFHELKRTITLLQSTEQIKAPANFTANVMNNLPTERKRFKYRRWFKAHPILTAAAIFFIFMISGMFSVWNQDNQLSVSKQDNLVIQGDTVIVPADVTVEGDLVVKNGDLIINGTIDGNVTLINGELIEEPIEGDGLMASVGEINGEIEHVDQMFEWVWYSIKELFENIFSF; via the coding sequence TTGAATTGTAATAAAGAAGCAGTAGAATTGATGCATTGTTATTTAGATGGAGATATTACAAAAGAGCAGGAGCAGGCGCTCAGTGCGCATTTGGAGAATTGCGAGGCGTGTCAAAAACATTTTCACGAATTGAAACGTACGATTACACTTTTGCAAAGCACAGAACAAATAAAAGCCCCTGCTAATTTCACTGCAAATGTGATGAATAACCTTCCGACAGAGCGGAAGCGATTTAAATATAGAAGATGGTTTAAAGCCCATCCAATTTTAACTGCGGCAGCGATATTTTTTATTTTTATGATTAGCGGTATGTTTTCAGTATGGAATCAAGATAATCAGTTAAGTGTCTCTAAACAGGATAATTTAGTTATTCAAGGGGATACGGTAATTGTACCTGCTGATGTGACGGTTGAAGGGGACTTAGTCGTAAAAAATGGCGACCTCATTATTAACGGGACGATTGATGGAAATGTTACGTTAATTAATGGTGAACTCATTGAAGAACCGATAGAAGGTGATGGCTTGATGGCTTCTGTTGGTGAAATCAATGGAGAGATAGAACATGTAGATCAAATGTTTGAGTGGGTGTGGTATTCCATTAAGGAATTGTTCGAAAATATCTTCTCATTTTAA
- the sigW gene encoding RNA polymerase sigma factor SigW — protein sequence MDEMIKDRIKQVKKGDQSAFEDVVSFFQNRIYQHCFRMLGNAHEAEDIAQEAFIRAYVNIHSFDDQRKFSTWLYRIATNLTIDRIRKRKPDHYLDAEVKGTEGLNMYSQIADKGRLPEEEVEGIELKRYIHYEISQLPPKYRSIIMLRYIEEFSLQEISEILDIPLGTVKTRIHRGRETLRKKLRHV from the coding sequence ATGGATGAAATGATTAAAGATAGAATTAAACAAGTGAAAAAAGGAGATCAATCCGCTTTTGAAGATGTGGTCTCATTCTTTCAAAATAGGATCTACCAGCACTGTTTTCGCATGCTTGGTAATGCACACGAGGCGGAAGATATAGCGCAAGAGGCTTTTATTCGTGCATATGTCAATATCCATTCTTTTGATGATCAAAGGAAATTTTCGACGTGGTTATATCGAATTGCAACGAATTTAACGATAGACCGTATTCGTAAACGAAAACCAGATCATTATCTAGATGCAGAGGTAAAAGGAACGGAAGGATTGAATATGTATTCCCAGATAGCCGATAAGGGGAGACTACCAGAAGAAGAAGTCGAAGGAATTGAGCTTAAACGCTATATTCATTACGAAATTTCACAGCTTCCTCCGAAGTATCGCAGTATCATAATGTTGCGGTATATTGAAGAATTTTCCCTCCAGGAAATTAGTGAAATTCTGGATATTCCACTTGGGACTGTAAAAACCCGTATTCATCGTGGAAGGGAAACCTTAAGGAAAAAGCTTCGTCACGTGTAA
- a CDS encoding aspartyl-phosphate phosphatase Spo0E family protein produces MSNSKLLERIEMKREKMLSLSNSHALTSEAVINSSIELDALILEYVTTTNYNRKN; encoded by the coding sequence GTGAGTAATTCTAAATTATTGGAAAGAATTGAAATGAAAAGAGAAAAAATGCTCTCTCTCAGTAACTCGCATGCATTGACCTCTGAAGCAGTAATTAACTCAAGTATTGAATTAGATGCATTAATCTTGGAATATGTAACAACAACGAACTACAACAGGAAAAATTAA
- the rocF gene encoding arginase: MKSTISIIGVPMDLGQSRRGVDMGPSAMRYAGAVQRLEALGYTLHDHGDIGITRPDKQAAGQSYQLKNLPQVVEANEKLATMVDQTIEKGYFPLVFGGDHSIAIGSLAGIAKHYEQLGVIWYDAHGDLNTTETSPSGNIHGMPLAVSLGFGHEQLTSIAGYSPKVKPENIVIIGARSLDPGERELIREKGIQVYTMHEVDRIGMSNVIEKAVAYLSPRTDGVHVSVDLDGLDPSEAPGVGTPVIGGMTYRESHLAMEMLAEAGIITSAEFVEVNPILDEKNKTAALAVGLMGSLFGEKLK, from the coding sequence ATGAAATCAACGATATCAATTATTGGGGTTCCGATGGATTTGGGGCAAAGCAGACGTGGGGTAGATATGGGGCCGAGTGCAATGCGTTATGCTGGAGCGGTGCAAAGGTTAGAAGCATTGGGGTATACGTTACATGATCATGGTGACATTGGTATTACTCGACCTGACAAACAAGCAGCCGGACAAAGTTATCAACTAAAGAATTTACCTCAAGTAGTTGAAGCAAATGAAAAATTAGCAACGATGGTTGATCAAACAATAGAAAAAGGGTATTTTCCGTTAGTTTTTGGGGGTGACCATAGCATTGCTATTGGAAGTTTAGCTGGGATTGCTAAACATTATGAACAGCTTGGAGTTATTTGGTATGATGCGCATGGGGATTTGAATACGACGGAGACATCTCCATCAGGTAACATTCATGGAATGCCACTTGCTGTAAGCTTAGGCTTCGGTCATGAACAATTAACGTCGATTGCAGGGTACTCACCTAAGGTAAAGCCGGAAAACATTGTTATTATTGGAGCTCGTTCCCTTGATCCTGGAGAGAGAGAGTTAATACGCGAGAAGGGAATACAAGTTTATACTATGCATGAAGTAGATCGAATAGGCATGTCGAACGTCATTGAGAAAGCGGTTGCTTATTTAAGTCCTCGTACTGATGGGGTGCATGTAAGTGTAGACTTAGATGGTCTTGATCCGTCTGAGGCGCCAGGAGTAGGTACACCAGTTATCGGTGGCATGACTTATCGCGAAAGCCATTTAGCTATGGAAATGTTAGCAGAGGCAGGCATCATTACATCCGCCGAATTTGTGGAAGTCAACCCAATTCTAGATGAGAAAAATAAAACGGCAGCGCTTGCTGTCGGTTTAATGGGATCATTATTTGGTGAAAAATTAAAGTGA
- a CDS encoding ABC transporter ATP-binding protein — MSTVVKNLKKSFDGFQALHHINLSIKDGEFLAILGPSGCGKTTLLRLLAGFDSPTDGTISLAGTEVANAKKVVAPEKRNVSMVFQSFALWPHMNVKEHIAFPLDHHRFADQAVTSAKEKRILEVLETVNLKEFADRMPGELSGGQKQRVSLARAIAPKPKLLLMDEPLSNLDAELRMDMRREIQRLHALTKASIVYVTHDQGEALAMADRIVVMNKGKIEQIGTPEEIYYHPETPFVAKFVGKANIFTGEWKKDVFQLQQGKVTWKDWGIAEALKREQMYILRPEQLKLSPKIANELTGTIKTKQFQGKEYHYSIEVNGQVIIAHAPILEQYHVGEEVALIPMISDES, encoded by the coding sequence ATGAGTACCGTAGTCAAAAATCTAAAGAAAAGCTTTGATGGTTTTCAAGCACTTCATCATATTAACTTATCAATAAAAGATGGGGAATTCCTTGCCATTTTAGGACCTTCGGGTTGTGGAAAAACGACGTTGTTGCGATTATTGGCAGGTTTTGACTCACCAACAGATGGCACAATTTCATTAGCGGGTACAGAAGTAGCTAATGCAAAAAAGGTGGTTGCCCCAGAAAAGCGGAATGTGAGTATGGTTTTTCAGTCTTTTGCTTTATGGCCGCACATGAATGTGAAGGAGCATATTGCGTTTCCGCTTGATCATCACAGGTTTGCTGATCAAGCAGTTACATCTGCTAAGGAAAAACGTATTTTAGAGGTGTTAGAAACTGTGAATTTAAAAGAATTTGCCGATCGCATGCCTGGAGAATTATCAGGTGGGCAAAAACAACGTGTCTCACTGGCACGGGCAATTGCCCCCAAACCTAAGTTATTACTAATGGATGAACCGCTGAGCAATTTAGATGCCGAGCTACGTATGGATATGCGTCGTGAAATTCAACGTCTTCATGCTTTAACAAAAGCTTCTATTGTTTACGTTACACACGATCAAGGCGAAGCGTTAGCGATGGCGGACCGAATTGTTGTGATGAATAAAGGGAAAATAGAACAAATAGGGACACCAGAAGAAATCTACTATCATCCTGAAACGCCTTTTGTAGCAAAATTTGTTGGAAAAGCAAATATATTTACAGGTGAATGGAAAAAAGATGTCTTTCAGCTACAGCAAGGAAAGGTAACTTGGAAAGATTGGGGAATAGCAGAAGCGTTAAAAAGGGAGCAAATGTATATTTTAAGGCCAGAGCAATTGAAGTTATCGCCAAAAATTGCTAACGAATTAACGGGTACGATTAAAACAAAGCAATTTCAAGGCAAAGAATATCATTACTCCATTGAAGTAAATGGACAGGTAATTATTGCTCATGCTCCAATACTAGAACAATATCATGTAGGTGAGGAAGTTGCACTTATACCGATGATTTCAGATGAAAGTTGA
- a CDS encoding ABC transporter permease — translation MRRLLGKSQTNNRGTQHQASPTNLFQLSTKTIGLIVVVIFFIVPIVRLIWKSFSSDQGITLQFYKDILREPRTWEVLQNTMIIVVLSTAIAFILGTAFAWIVAYTNIRWKKLVQLFVFLPFIIPSYITSLAWVQFFGPGGLMERMLTYVSLPAISWDLYSMSGIIFVMAISHFPLVYLFSVHVFRKIPREMELAAQISGSSRWKAFRKIILPMALPGIVGGSFIAFLGSLDNFGIPAFLGTPADIPVLSTYIYQQVIGFGTSAFQRAAVLSMILGVVAVVGLFFQWLVLRKSKQVETSSVDHSPRYDLGKKRPIVEIVIWLFFAVTSIFPLISMGLLSFLRAYGLDFAWENFSWKNYAYILTSNSTLEAIINSIQLAGVTAVVGIVVGTAFAYKRVRNSGATTKIMETAITIPYALPGMVLALAMIFAWMEPLPGWNPGIYGSALILYIAYMTRFLILQIRSSVTAFQQVNIEVEEAARISGTNGFGKWKKVLIPLITPGVLGGALLVFLNALAELTVSSILYSSTSETIGVSILSFQQSGYSLYATAFSTIIVGLIIMGYLLLFAVQYSWNRKVDKRK, via the coding sequence TTGAGAAGATTGCTAGGAAAGTCGCAAACAAATAATAGGGGAACGCAGCACCAAGCGTCCCCTACAAACCTATTTCAACTATCAACGAAAACGATCGGACTAATCGTAGTAGTTATCTTTTTCATCGTTCCTATCGTTCGATTAATATGGAAGAGCTTTTCATCTGATCAAGGAATAACGCTTCAATTTTACAAGGATATATTACGAGAGCCAAGGACATGGGAAGTTTTACAAAATACGATGATTATTGTAGTGCTGTCGACGGCAATTGCTTTTATCTTAGGAACAGCTTTTGCTTGGATTGTGGCGTATACAAATATTCGTTGGAAAAAGCTTGTGCAGCTTTTTGTGTTTTTGCCTTTCATTATACCTTCCTATATTACATCTTTAGCATGGGTGCAATTCTTTGGACCTGGTGGATTAATGGAACGAATGTTAACCTATGTATCTCTTCCCGCAATATCGTGGGATTTATATAGTATGTCAGGCATCATTTTTGTTATGGCGATTAGTCATTTTCCATTAGTGTATTTGTTTTCTGTCCATGTGTTTCGGAAAATACCACGAGAAATGGAATTAGCCGCACAAATTTCAGGCTCATCCCGGTGGAAAGCTTTTAGAAAAATTATTCTTCCCATGGCGTTGCCAGGAATTGTTGGCGGCTCATTTATTGCTTTTTTAGGAAGTTTAGATAATTTTGGTATACCTGCATTTCTTGGAACACCAGCAGATATTCCAGTCTTATCTACATATATTTATCAGCAAGTAATCGGCTTTGGTACTTCCGCATTTCAACGTGCGGCCGTTCTTTCCATGATTTTAGGCGTTGTTGCCGTCGTAGGATTATTTTTTCAATGGCTTGTTTTGCGAAAGTCCAAGCAAGTGGAGACAAGCAGCGTCGATCATTCTCCTAGATATGATTTGGGGAAAAAGCGACCAATCGTAGAGATCGTGATTTGGCTGTTTTTTGCGGTAACGAGTATTTTTCCTCTTATTTCAATGGGGCTGCTATCGTTTTTGCGTGCCTATGGATTGGATTTTGCATGGGAGAATTTTTCTTGGAAAAATTATGCCTATATTTTAACCAGTAATTCCACGTTGGAGGCTATTATAAATAGTATTCAACTAGCAGGTGTCACAGCCGTAGTAGGGATTGTCGTTGGCACTGCATTTGCTTACAAGCGCGTCCGTAATTCAGGTGCAACGACAAAAATAATGGAAACAGCTATTACTATTCCATACGCATTACCAGGAATGGTACTAGCCTTAGCGATGATTTTCGCATGGATGGAGCCTTTACCTGGTTGGAACCCAGGGATTTATGGTTCTGCGCTCATCCTTTATATTGCATACATGACGCGGTTTCTTATTTTACAGATTAGAAGTAGTGTTACCGCCTTTCAACAAGTAAATATAGAAGTGGAAGAAGCTGCGCGAATAAGTGGAACGAATGGATTTGGTAAATGGAAAAAGGTGCTTATTCCGTTAATTACTCCAGGTGTTTTAGGGGGAGCGCTGCTTGTATTTCTGAATGCATTAGCAGAATTAACTGTTTCTTCTATATTATACTCGTCTACATCTGAGACGATAGGGGTGTCGATTTTGAGTTTTCAGCAATCTGGATATTCTTTATATGCAACAGCCTTCTCCACAATTATTGTTGGGCTAATTATTATGGGATATTTGTTACTATTTGCTGTTCAGTATAGCTGGAACAGAAAGGTGGATAAGCGAAAATGA